A single window of Modestobacter italicus DNA harbors:
- a CDS encoding SOS response-associated peptidase family protein → METTATAPGPEMPGSWRSRIDVVWIGDPHAEPDPVAMARSSSPEQAAARLQAIHRQRAQDTAEEAELILTMAGARPASADPQPGTPGARKSDWSGSGRGDGISEFFTAELATVLNLGRTTAAKKLDHALTWQKKLPGTFAALRAGELDERRAQTLAEVLMHTTAAVARQVEDALLPEASDLSVYRLKDRATELMVQLDAEAADVRREEAEKAADVHVYPNATDGRSTLAAELPTDEAVECYDIVDQLAKMLKADGDPRRIGALRAHVLSLLIRRPGDHGLPPVTANLTVTADLDGLAGKSSTAGEVNGLPITAAHVRELLARVSSLGLTPPEDGTLSFAITGPNGELLATLTPTDLDRLARRGCPQHPDSDCDCPVTGPPPETEAYEPTDRQRAFVTSRDRRCRFPNCGQRVGWSDLDHVISAACGGRHRLRQPVLPVPVPPPPQDLRPRLAVGDDPRGGPAGHHPVGRHPDHPTTGHATTTSRGSTPAAAARGRPAALLSSKPSPVREEIAVCGRYAASRRPEDLVVEFEAVAAEGQSPLPADYNVAPTKDVYVVRHKKERDAEGALTGGGHRELRSVRWGLVPSWAKDVSVGNRMLNARVESLTEKPAFRTAAATRRCLVPADGWYEWAPKQDAPGKQPYYVTPEDGSGLAFAGLWEVWGRGEDRLYTCTVVTAPAVGALAEVHPRMPLVLPRERWADWLDPAREDVTEVAEPTPPEFVERLEIRPVGAAVGNVANNGAQLTARQESVSAPADQPALF, encoded by the coding sequence ATGGAGACGACGGCGACGGCACCCGGGCCGGAGATGCCCGGGTCGTGGCGGTCGCGGATCGACGTGGTCTGGATCGGCGACCCGCACGCCGAGCCCGACCCGGTCGCGATGGCGAGGTCGTCGTCGCCGGAGCAGGCGGCGGCGCGGTTGCAGGCCATCCACCGGCAGCGGGCGCAGGACACCGCCGAGGAGGCGGAGCTGATCCTCACCATGGCCGGCGCCCGCCCCGCCAGTGCCGACCCGCAGCCCGGCACGCCCGGTGCGCGGAAGTCCGACTGGTCGGGCAGCGGGCGCGGGGACGGGATCAGTGAGTTCTTCACCGCCGAGCTGGCCACCGTGCTCAACCTGGGCCGCACGACGGCGGCGAAGAAGCTCGACCACGCCCTGACCTGGCAGAAGAAGCTGCCCGGCACCTTCGCCGCACTGCGGGCCGGTGAGCTGGACGAGCGCCGCGCGCAGACCCTGGCCGAGGTGCTGATGCACACCACCGCCGCCGTGGCCAGGCAGGTCGAGGACGCGCTGCTGCCCGAGGCCTCGGATCTGTCGGTCTACCGGCTCAAGGACCGGGCCACCGAGCTGATGGTCCAGCTGGACGCCGAGGCAGCCGACGTGCGCCGAGAGGAAGCCGAGAAGGCCGCCGACGTGCACGTCTACCCCAACGCCACCGACGGGCGGTCGACGCTGGCCGCGGAGCTGCCCACCGATGAGGCCGTGGAGTGTTACGACATCGTCGACCAGCTGGCGAAGATGCTGAAAGCCGATGGTGACCCGCGCCGGATCGGGGCGCTGCGGGCGCACGTGCTGTCCCTGCTGATCCGCCGCCCGGGAGACCACGGGCTCCCGCCGGTGACGGCGAACCTGACCGTGACCGCCGACCTCGACGGGCTGGCCGGGAAGAGCAGCACGGCGGGTGAGGTGAACGGGCTGCCGATCACCGCCGCCCACGTCCGCGAGCTGCTCGCCCGCGTGAGTTCGCTCGGCCTCACGCCGCCTGAGGACGGGACGCTGAGCTTCGCGATCACCGGCCCGAACGGGGAGCTGCTGGCCACGCTGACGCCGACCGACCTCGACCGGCTGGCCCGCCGCGGCTGCCCGCAACACCCCGACAGCGACTGCGACTGCCCGGTGACCGGACCGCCACCGGAGACCGAGGCCTATGAACCCACCGATCGGCAACGCGCGTTCGTCACCAGCCGGGACCGGCGGTGCCGGTTCCCCAACTGCGGTCAACGCGTCGGCTGGTCTGACCTGGACCACGTCATCAGCGCCGCCTGCGGCGGGCGCCACCGACTGCGCCAACCTGTGCTGCCTGTGCCGGTCCCACCACCGCCTCAAGACCTTCGCCCCCGGCTGGCGGTTGGTGATGACCCCCGCGGGGGTCCTGCAGGTCACCACCCCGTCGGGCGTCACCCGGACCACCCGACCACCGGGCATGCGACAACCACCAGCAGAGGCAGCACCCCAGCCGCCGCCGCCCGCGGACGACCCGCCGCCCTTCTAAGCTCGAAGCCGTCGCCCGTCCGGGAGGAGATCGCCGTGTGTGGTCGTTACGCCGCCAGCCGCCGTCCGGAGGACCTGGTCGTCGAGTTCGAGGCGGTCGCCGCCGAGGGGCAGTCCCCGCTGCCCGCCGACTACAACGTCGCGCCGACCAAGGACGTCTACGTGGTCCGGCACAAGAAGGAGCGGGACGCGGAGGGCGCGCTCACCGGCGGGGGGCACCGTGAGCTGCGGTCCGTGCGCTGGGGGCTGGTGCCGTCCTGGGCCAAGGACGTCTCCGTCGGCAACCGGATGCTCAACGCCCGGGTCGAGTCGCTGACCGAGAAGCCGGCGTTCCGCACCGCCGCGGCCACCCGGCGCTGCCTGGTCCCGGCCGACGGCTGGTACGAGTGGGCGCCGAAGCAGGACGCGCCCGGCAAGCAGCCGTACTACGTGACGCCGGAGGACGGGTCGGGCCTGGCCTTCGCCGGGCTCTGGGAGGTGTGGGGCCGCGGTGAGGACCGGCTCTACACCTGCACCGTCGTCACCGCCCCCGCGGTGGGCGCGCTCGCCGAGGTGCACCCGCGGATGCCGCTGGTGCTGCCCCGCGAGCGCTGGGCCGACTGGCTCGACCCGGCCCGGGAGGACGTCACCGAGGTCGCCGAGCCCACCCCGCCGGAGTTCGTCGAGCGGCTGGAGATCCGCCCGGTGGGTGCGGCGGTGGGCAACGTGGCGAACAACGGCGCGCAGCTCACCGCGCGGCAGGAGTCGGTCAGCGCCCCGGCCGACCAGCCGGCGCTGTTCTGA
- a CDS encoding NAD-dependent succinate-semialdehyde dehydrogenase has product MTTTQAPSTEHPKTASDAGARPYATVNPYTGQTEQEFPFLETSEVDGVVEKAHTAFLDWRRRTVEERAAVVKKAAELMLERTDEFAALITKEMGKRIQEAAGEVQLAASILNYYADNGPRFLEPKPIDVMAGEAVVVNEPIGVILAIEPWNYPLYQVVRVAGPNLTLGNTILLKHAENNPQCALALEKLFRDAGAPEGVYTNLFLRIADVEQVIAHKAVQGVTLTGSERAGSSVAQLAGKHLKKSVLELGGSDPFIVLDAPDVGRTVKAATMARMANTGQACIAAKRIIVLDEVFDDVVGGLKQAFSTFTPGDPADPSTTLGPLSTERAAADLAAQIQDAVDKGATVLAGGGRPEHDGAFVNATLLTDVTPDMRAYHEELFGPAAVIYRVADEEEAIALANDSDFGLSAAVYSGDTERARSVADRLESGMVWINQPSGSSPELPFGGVKRSGYGRELSELGMFEFANRRLVRTMPAKKQAQPAQHTGG; this is encoded by the coding sequence GTGACCACCACCCAGGCTCCCTCCACCGAGCACCCCAAGACCGCCAGCGACGCGGGCGCGCGCCCGTACGCGACGGTCAACCCCTACACCGGCCAGACCGAGCAGGAGTTCCCCTTCCTGGAGACCAGCGAGGTCGACGGCGTGGTCGAGAAGGCGCACACCGCCTTCCTCGACTGGCGCCGGCGGACGGTCGAGGAGCGCGCCGCGGTCGTCAAGAAGGCCGCCGAGCTGATGCTCGAGCGCACCGACGAGTTCGCCGCGCTGATCACCAAGGAGATGGGCAAGCGGATCCAGGAGGCCGCCGGCGAGGTGCAGCTGGCCGCCAGCATCCTGAACTACTACGCCGACAACGGCCCGCGCTTCCTCGAGCCCAAGCCGATCGACGTGATGGCCGGCGAGGCCGTCGTGGTCAACGAGCCGATCGGCGTCATCCTGGCGATCGAGCCGTGGAACTACCCGCTCTACCAGGTGGTCCGCGTCGCCGGGCCGAACCTGACCCTCGGCAACACCATCCTGCTCAAGCACGCGGAGAACAACCCGCAGTGCGCGCTGGCCCTGGAGAAGCTGTTCCGCGACGCGGGGGCACCCGAGGGCGTCTACACCAACCTGTTCCTGCGGATCGCCGACGTCGAGCAGGTCATCGCGCACAAGGCGGTGCAGGGGGTGACCCTCACCGGCAGCGAGCGGGCCGGCAGCAGCGTCGCGCAGCTGGCCGGCAAGCACCTGAAGAAGTCGGTGCTCGAGCTCGGCGGCAGCGACCCGTTCATCGTGCTCGACGCCCCCGACGTCGGCCGCACGGTCAAGGCCGCGACGATGGCGCGGATGGCCAACACCGGCCAAGCGTGCATCGCCGCCAAGCGGATCATCGTGCTCGACGAGGTCTTCGACGACGTCGTGGGCGGGCTGAAGCAGGCGTTCTCCACCTTCACCCCCGGCGACCCGGCCGACCCGTCGACGACGCTCGGCCCGCTGTCCACCGAGCGCGCCGCGGCGGACCTGGCCGCGCAGATCCAGGACGCCGTCGACAAGGGCGCCACCGTGCTGGCCGGCGGTGGCCGCCCCGAGCACGACGGGGCCTTCGTCAACGCGACCCTGCTCACCGACGTCACGCCGGACATGCGCGCCTACCACGAGGAGCTGTTCGGGCCGGCCGCGGTGATCTACCGGGTCGCCGACGAGGAGGAGGCCATCGCGCTGGCCAACGACAGCGACTTCGGGCTCAGCGCCGCGGTGTACAGCGGCGACACCGAGCGGGCCCGCTCGGTCGCCGACCGGCTGGAGTCCGGCATGGTGTGGATCAACCAGCCCTCCGGCTCCTCCCCCGAGCTTCCCTTCGGTGGCGTGAAGCGCTCCGGCTACGGCCGGGAGCTCTCCGAGCTGGGCATGTTCGAGTTCGCCAACCGGCGGCTGGTGCGCACCATGCCGGCCAAGAAGCAGGCCCAGCCGGCCCAGCACACCGGCGGCTGA
- a CDS encoding DUF1905 domain-containing protein: MRFTTTIELHGKTATGMAVPPEVVEALGGGKKPAVTVTVGGHTYRTSIGSMGGRSLIPLSAERRAAAGVTAGDEVEVDIELDDQPREVEVPADLAAALDAEPAARARFEASSYSAQLRHVLAVEGAKAEATRQRRVAAAVAALAEEASRAG, translated from the coding sequence ATGAGGTTCACGACGACCATCGAGCTGCACGGGAAGACCGCGACCGGCATGGCGGTGCCGCCGGAGGTCGTCGAGGCGCTGGGCGGCGGCAAGAAGCCGGCGGTCACCGTCACCGTGGGCGGGCACACCTACCGGACGTCGATCGGCAGCATGGGCGGTCGCTCGCTGATCCCGCTGAGCGCGGAGCGGCGGGCGGCCGCCGGGGTCACCGCCGGCGACGAGGTCGAGGTGGACATCGAGCTCGACGACCAGCCGCGGGAGGTCGAGGTGCCGGCCGACCTGGCGGCGGCGCTGGACGCCGAGCCCGCGGCCCGCGCGCGGTTCGAGGCGTCGTCGTACAGCGCCCAGCTGCGGCACGTGCTCGCCGTCGAGGGCGCCAAGGCCGAGGCGACCCGGCAGCGGCGGGTCGCAGCCGCCGTCGCCGCGTTGGCCGAGGAGGCCAGCAGGGCAGGATGA
- the aroA gene encoding 3-phosphoshikimate 1-carboxyvinyltransferase, which translates to MTGMVEVWATPARSTPVDAVVTLPGSKSITARALVLAAVAEGPSRLVRPLRARDTDLMAAGLRALGVGITEDGDDWLVAPGELRGPAEVDAGLAGTVLRFLPPVAALATGPVRLDGDARLRERPNAGLIAGLRAAGVEVDDGGRGRAPFTVHGTGSVRGGAVTVDASESSQVVSGLLLAAARFDEGLDLALAGTVPSMPHVEMTVRALTEHGVTVVPTERGWRVSPGPVAAVDRVVEPDLSNAAPFLAAALVTGGRVSVRDWPTDTTQPGAHLDRLLTAMGAQVVRTSDGLQVVGGTRIAPLEADLGEVGELTPVLAALCALADGTSRLTGIAHLRGHETDRLQALDEVLTAVGARVQQLPDGLVITPGPRRPARLDSYADHRMVHAAALLGLAVDGVEVTDPGAVTKTLPDFRERWAGLLGEPVEVPA; encoded by the coding sequence ATGACCGGCATGGTCGAGGTCTGGGCGACACCTGCCCGCAGCACGCCGGTCGACGCCGTCGTCACGCTGCCCGGCTCCAAGTCGATCACCGCCCGCGCGCTGGTGCTGGCCGCGGTGGCCGAGGGTCCCAGCCGGCTGGTCCGGCCGCTGCGCGCCCGGGACACCGACCTCATGGCCGCGGGGCTGCGCGCCCTCGGCGTCGGGATCACCGAGGACGGCGACGACTGGCTGGTCGCACCCGGCGAGCTGCGGGGGCCGGCCGAGGTCGACGCCGGCCTGGCCGGGACCGTGCTCCGGTTCCTGCCGCCGGTCGCCGCCCTGGCCACCGGCCCGGTCCGGCTGGACGGCGACGCCCGGCTGCGCGAGCGGCCCAACGCCGGCCTCATCGCCGGGCTCCGCGCCGCCGGGGTGGAGGTCGACGACGGCGGGCGTGGCCGGGCGCCGTTCACCGTGCACGGCACCGGTTCGGTCCGCGGCGGAGCGGTCACCGTGGACGCCAGCGAGTCCAGCCAGGTGGTCTCCGGGCTGCTGCTGGCCGCCGCCCGCTTCGACGAGGGGCTGGACCTCGCGCTGGCCGGCACCGTGCCCTCGATGCCGCACGTGGAGATGACGGTCCGCGCGCTCACCGAGCACGGCGTCACCGTCGTCCCGACCGAGCGCGGGTGGCGGGTCTCCCCCGGCCCGGTCGCCGCGGTGGACCGGGTCGTCGAACCCGACCTGTCCAACGCGGCCCCGTTCCTCGCCGCGGCACTGGTGACCGGTGGTCGGGTGAGCGTGCGCGACTGGCCGACCGACACGACCCAGCCCGGAGCCCACCTGGACCGGCTGCTCACCGCGATGGGCGCCCAGGTGGTCCGCACCTCCGACGGGCTGCAGGTCGTCGGCGGCACCCGGATCGCCCCGCTCGAGGCCGACCTGGGCGAGGTCGGCGAGCTGACCCCGGTGCTGGCCGCGCTGTGCGCGCTGGCCGACGGCACGTCCCGGCTGACCGGCATCGCGCACCTGCGCGGGCACGAGACCGACCGGCTGCAGGCCCTCGACGAGGTGCTGACCGCCGTCGGCGCGCGCGTGCAGCAGCTGCCCGACGGGCTGGTGATCACGCCCGGTCCGCGCCGCCCGGCCCGGCTGGACTCCTACGCCGACCACCGGATGGTGCACGCCGCGGCGCTGCTGGGGCTGGCCGTCGACGGCGTCGAGGTCACCGACCCGGGCGCGGTGACCAAGACGCTGCCGGACTTCCGCGAGCGCTGGGCGGGGCTGCTCGGCGAGCCGGTGGAGGTGCCCGCGTGA
- the rsgA gene encoding ribosome small subunit-dependent GTPase A — translation MSRRMDSRSDEDDVRVRASRHGSRPRTRTRPAHDEAVPGLVIAVDRGRMTVRVEGPDGAPVDVTTMRARELGKHGVVVGDRVRVVGDTTGRTDSLARIVTIADRVTSLRRTADDTDPTERIVVANADLLVVVTSVADPDPALGFLDRCLVAAYAGGLAPLLCLTKTDLASPQPLLDRYAGLEVQAVPMSREASLDDLLEHLRDRMSVLVGQSGVGKSTLVNRLVPDAFRATGDVSKIGKGRHTSSSVVLLDLPGGGTVIDTPGIRSLGLAHVTPSDVLAAFDDLAEAAVDCPPLCGHTAVDPGCALDAWAAGGPPARRERLASFRRLIAAVGQLGPGH, via the coding sequence GTGAGCCGCAGGATGGACAGCCGCTCCGACGAGGACGACGTCCGGGTCCGGGCGTCCCGGCACGGCTCCCGCCCGCGGACCCGCACCCGGCCCGCGCACGACGAGGCGGTGCCCGGCCTGGTCATCGCCGTGGACCGCGGCCGGATGACCGTGCGGGTCGAGGGCCCCGACGGCGCCCCCGTCGACGTCACCACGATGCGCGCCCGCGAGCTCGGCAAGCACGGCGTGGTCGTGGGGGACCGGGTCCGGGTGGTCGGCGACACCACCGGGCGCACCGACAGCCTGGCCCGGATCGTCACCATCGCCGACCGGGTCACCTCCCTGCGCCGGACCGCCGACGACACCGACCCGACCGAGCGGATCGTGGTCGCCAACGCCGACCTGCTCGTCGTCGTCACCTCCGTGGCCGACCCCGACCCGGCGCTGGGGTTCCTGGACCGTTGCCTGGTCGCGGCCTACGCCGGTGGGCTGGCGCCGCTGCTGTGCCTGACCAAGACCGACCTGGCCAGCCCGCAGCCGCTGCTGGACCGCTACGCCGGCCTGGAGGTGCAGGCGGTCCCGATGTCGCGGGAGGCGTCGCTGGACGACCTGCTGGAGCACCTGCGGGACCGGATGAGCGTGCTGGTCGGCCAGTCCGGCGTCGGCAAGTCCACCCTGGTCAACCGGCTGGTGCCCGACGCCTTCCGGGCCACCGGCGACGTGAGCAAGATCGGCAAGGGCCGGCACACGTCGTCCTCGGTGGTGCTGCTCGACCTCCCCGGCGGCGGCACGGTCATCGACACCCCGGGGATCCGCTCGCTGGGCCTGGCGCACGTGACGCCGTCGGACGTGCTAGCCGCCTTCGACGACCTCGCCGAGGCCGCCGTCGACTGCCCGCCGCTGTGCGGGCACACCGCGGTCGACCCGGGCTGCGCGCTGGACGCCTGGGCTGCCGGCGGCCCGCCGGCCCGCCGGGAGCGGCTGGCCAGCTTCCGCCGGCTGATCGCCGCCGTCGGCCAGCTCGGCCCGGGCCACTGA
- a CDS encoding DUF2087 domain-containing protein: MEAGTIVGLLADPARLRVVAALALGAGTIEEVAEASGLSLKDVALAARRLARAGLVHRDGHTLALHTERFAEAARTAAAQAPPPPRMSADPAEDAVLQTFVRDGRLVSIPAQHSKRLVVLAHLVHVFEPGVRYPEREVNALLAAWHPDVAALRRYLVDEGFLTRQAGVYWRSGGYVEV, translated from the coding sequence ATGGAGGCCGGGACGATCGTCGGGTTGCTCGCCGACCCGGCGCGGCTGCGGGTCGTCGCGGCGCTGGCCCTCGGCGCCGGGACGATCGAGGAGGTCGCGGAGGCCTCGGGCCTGTCGCTCAAGGACGTCGCCCTCGCCGCCCGCCGGCTGGCCCGGGCCGGCCTGGTGCACCGTGACGGGCACACCCTGGCGCTGCACACCGAGCGCTTCGCCGAGGCTGCCCGCACCGCGGCCGCCCAGGCGCCACCGCCGCCCCGGATGTCGGCGGACCCGGCCGAGGACGCCGTGCTGCAGACCTTCGTGCGGGACGGCCGGCTGGTCAGCATCCCGGCGCAGCACAGCAAGCGGCTGGTGGTGCTGGCGCACCTGGTGCACGTCTTCGAGCCCGGCGTGCGCTACCCCGAGCGCGAGGTCAACGCCCTGCTGGCCGCGTGGCACCCCGACGTCGCCGCGCTGCGCCGGTACCTGGTCGACGAGGGGTTCCTGACCCGGCAGGCCGGCGTCTACTGGCGTTCCGGCGGCTACGTCGAGGTCTGA
- a CDS encoding DUF2795 domain-containing protein: MVSPIDIQKALGGIDYPAKKEDIVKHAQEHGGGDDVIKALQGIDDREYDGPSGVSESVFT, encoded by the coding sequence ATGGTGAGCCCGATCGACATCCAGAAGGCCCTCGGCGGCATCGACTACCCGGCGAAGAAGGAGGACATCGTCAAGCACGCGCAGGAGCACGGCGGCGGGGACGACGTCATCAAGGCCCTCCAGGGCATCGACGACCGGGAGTACGACGGCCCCAGCGGCGTCAGCGAGTCCGTCTTCACGTGA